attttcaataGCCGAATTGCCTCACTTTAAttaattctctaatttttttcttgctaattttcttttttaatcttgttttgtggATTTTGACCCCTCTAGACATGCACTTAACAGAATGGTGACTCCTAGATTTTGAATCAAACTTGTCATGTGGGTCCGTTACATATTCGTCTATTGATTGTAGCACATatcatttacaaataaaaaatagtatatatacacacacacctacttatgaaatatttgcatacaaatgaaaaatagtatatacacacacacacctacttatgaaatatttgcatacaaatgaaaatataatatacatatatatatatatatacctactTTCATATATGCTTATGTGGTCATTAATCAATCCCTGCATCccagcaaaaaataaaaaataaaaagtgaacAAACCTGAAGAAAGTCATTGTAGAGGAAACgaggcagccatggcagctTACGAAAGCCgatggagaaaaaaaatttgacgcCTTCCATCGTCTCCGGCAGCAGAATCTCAGCCCAGCTTGAAAACCTGCCGATGCTGGCAGTCCTCTCTCTCGTCAACGACTCCGTCAACTCCATCACGGTGGAAGAAACCACCATATTCTCCACCAAATCCGGGTACATTTCAGCCATCTTGAACCCCACCATGCCGCCATAGCTGAGCCCCACCACCGTGCATCTCTGCACGCCCAGCTTCCTCAGACCCTTCGCCAGGAACTCCGCCTGGAAGGAGGCGCTCCGGCCGGCTGCTGAGGTGGTGGAGCCGCCGAAGAATAGGAGGTCCGGCACGTAGACGGAGTACTTGCCGGAGAAGGCGAGGACTTGGAGGAACCACATGAGAATGCCGTCGGCGCAGAACGGGTGGACGAAGACCAGCGCCGGTTTGGCGGGTTTGTTCCACTTTCCGGCGGCTCTGTTGATGGTTTGCTTAGGGACCCAGATGTTCATGGTCGTGCCCGGCTCGATCTCCACCGCTTGTGGCGTCACTCCGGCGAGCTTCATCAGGCCATGCAGTAATGGCACCAGAATTCCTGAAACCAAACTCACCATCTTCTCGATTGATCGATCTGATGGTCAACGGATAGATAATATGACAAAAAGACAACGAGACGTGGATCGGCAAGCACTGCACTGCCTGTCCTGAAAGAGTTTTATTTAATGTGTCAACTTTCAACCGTTGACGTTTCAAACTAGAAGCGGGGCCCACCTGGCGGCTGCGCTGGAGCGCGATGGCTGGCTTCGTACGTGTGTGTGATCAGATTTAATAAAGCGGGCCGCATTTCCGACTTATTCaacaaaaattttactttttcttgagttattttatatatatatatataatttcttgaGTGATTAGTGGTAGTAAATATATCTTTCTTTactttctaaaattaatttcacttttttttaatctattattaaatttaaaataatatccTTTACAAGTGTCTCTTTACACTTATTTAGAGTTGTGATCAAATCTTGTTCGGTTGAACTTTGCTCAACtcgaatttattttattataattctaGAGAGTTTGAGCTCATCAAGGATTTATCGAGCTCAAGCTAGCTCCTTTATCATGATAAACGAGCTTTTGATAAGTCGACCTCAAATTtactagattttttttaaaattaaagtcattaaaacctatttttacataataaaaaatataataaatataagtataaattatcaaatacaataaaactattcaaataaatagaaatatttttattcagaaatacaaaaatcaatatcaaaatattaaaataataataaaaatatttatttcgcGATCTTGTTTGTGAACTTATTCGCGAGTTCTACTTATGAGACAAATCAAGgcaagttttattttgtttaaattcgGCTCTTTTATGAGTTGAGATCCAAATTAGAATTCAAACTCAATTCTTTTATAAAGGTCAAGCTACTCATTAGCAACTCAGCTCTTTACAACCCTACTCTTGCTCTCTAATGTTATTTGATCAATGTGACCATGATATTGATGTTTTCATGAATAGAAATTTTAATGTCACttttataaagataaaataatttacatgttttttatgaaaaagaaaagggaaaagggtTCTATTGCtgtattgatatttatttaagcaaaaactatattattttagagatgaaaaatatgtttttgattcCGTCTTTAACGCAAAGAGGAataatttttgtctttaaaaagaatttttacTAATTTGTCTCTATTAGACACGAAaagacaaaaatttatttttttaagtgacGAAAATTAGAGACGGAATATTTATCGTctctaaatctttatatatatgtatgcttgtcttcattattttctcattttttcttttgtctttacCTATTCATTTCTCTCTAGCGTGtctctttctcctcttcttcctcaatcAACGGTCATCGCCCATTGTCTtgtcttttcttcctctcttatCCAGCCACTAACTACCGTCCCAAATGCCGGCGACTAAAGTTTCTCCAATTTAAGGTTAGAACTTAATGTtatccaattttaatttttagatctagcGAATatgggtgttcaaaaaaatcggtgcactgcaaaaatcgaccaaaccaaattgattggatttttatttttgcagtcAAAAACGGTTTGAACGCTGCACAAACCACGCAGTTCACGGTTTGTACAGTTGGCAGTTCGGTCTTAAACCAAATCgcccaaaaaattattaaaaaatattattataaagtgACCCCCAAATAGGTTAATTTGATTGCATAATTCATTGTTAAACAGATTATTTTCTGCTTTTAATGTTGAAATGTTATATGTTGaattacactattttgtcttaaTTTTTAGTGGTTTTAAGCCTCATTTGTACCAAATTTTCAAATAGCAGTAAACCGTACCAAACCAGAGTGGTCTGGTTTGGTCGAAAAACTGCACAAGCGATTTGGCGTGCTGAAAATGGTTTAGACTGGTCAAATCGTACCGCACACACCCCTACCAATGAGATCTAATTGTTGGATCATTTTGTTTTAGGGATATGTTGGTCACTAGACCAACGTGATTCTCATTATGGAAATCTGCTATGGATTGTAGCTGGTGATGTCCTTCCAAATATgagtagtattttttttaaaaaataattttttaaatctattgaAATTCAAGTTTTAGTTTTTGAATATGTTGATCACCAAACCAATGCTATTCCAATTATTAGTTTCGATCGTCAAAATCTACCAAGATGGTTGTTGCGATGTCTTTTGATATgagaatttattcacacatttattagtcataattaaatagtatttttagtattttatgtgTATTTTACCTAAAATTgtctaatattttaagttttttttacaaatatttaatttcgaatacttcttattattttacaagaataGTACTTAGTGtttgagttaaaaaataataaaaaaaattcaaaaataagatattataaaattaatttcaaaattaatactataaatgaatattataataaaaataaaaaataaatattataaataattaacattataatataattaaaattaatataattaatagtatattaaatattaaatattacatattatatattatatattatattatgtatatatgttatatattaatttattaaattaagtgGTGTGAACGTGGAGTGTTGAGGAAGTCAGAATTGCGGCGGAACTTGAAGGCGGAAAAGCAAAGGATTTTTGTTGGCAGATTGGAGATTGAAGGAGTGCAGTGGGCAGtgaagaaaattggagaagCTTTGTGCGGCAGAAGCAAGGCGGAAGCACGCAGCAGGCTTAGCCGCAGGCAGAGATGGATGCGGGTCGCAGATTTGTTTAACCCAGATCTGAACAGATCTGGGCTAAGGAATTTCTGTCtacttttccttttttaataacttttttattctttcgccgttattttagattttaattaattttttcatgaattaaTCTGTTAAACTAAGGCTATGTATTTGTTGAAACTATGAtggtgtattttttataattttatatgattgaATAATTTGAATTATGCTGAGTTGTGTGGTATTGAAATTAATGCTTATAAATAATTAGCTACTATTTACATAATTTGATGTCTAATCTTGAGACGGAGGGATTGCATTATAGGTACCAtacatcataaaataaaatcgaCTATAAATAGAATTCGATTTCTTTGTGCAACTTTTACCGATAAATTAAgaatttcacaaattgtaatgtgttttcatttaatttaactttcatagaaatataagaaattattagaTAAGAATAAACTcgttataacctaaaaatagGGTAATGAATGCGTTAGGAGATTTCGCCATCACATACTCAATTTATCAATTCATTCGCATAAAAATCTATAATTTGTATTGCATAGCTAGATTCATATATGTgccttaattattaaaattcactGATTTCTTTGATTCACGTTGccttctaaattaatttttttattaatgaattgattaatttatttttttatattttttattaaacctgaaattttttattgtttaaataatataaaaagtttgaaaatttggtatttgaaatcttttctcgTGTGAACGATATTATTACTCACTACTATATTACTTGCTCGAACCGTACACTTGCGGTAAATTTTAGGGCGATCACCCTTCCAAAAACAAGTAGCcacttttcaaaaaattaatttttaaatctattgaGATTTGACTGTTTGATCAATTTTTGGAAATGTTGGTCACAAGTTCAAGGCCATTTGGATGACCGGTTCTAATCGTCAAAATCTGCCATGGCTGGCAATGCCTTTCCAGAACCAAGAATCCCTTttgccaaaaattaatttttagatcaatCGAGATCTAACTGTTGGATTGttttagtttttgggtatgttggtcgctAGATCAAGGCGATTCTGATGATCGGTTTTGATTGTCAGAATCTACCATAGACGATGGCTAGCAatcgataattttttttcaagtctgtctctaaatataaaatttgactatttttaaGATTGATTACATAACTaaattagagatagaattgattttttttagacataAAACAATCTGTTTCtgaattagagataaaaaatttcatctttaatagcgacaaaacaaaaatatccatTGCTAATTGTTTAGTGACGAGTCAATTAGAGATGAACCAAAATTTGTCTCTAATTCCACCTCTAAAACATGAGAGTTGAAATTTTATAggtttaaagattgattttttccgtctctaaactcattttttttgtagtgcaatttcttatatgtttggagatatttttgagaaattaaagaaattctcAATTAACTAAGTCTATAGAGTAGAAcccaaattttattatttatcaagtGAACTTCCATTGTTTGGTTTAGGACCAAACATCAAGTCATAATTGGCAATTATATGACCATATATGGATatgtgcaattaaaaatgaattttaatacaATTAAGTATTGTCGACGTTCGAAATTGGTCGACGGTGATTCGTTGGCCCGCATTGGTGTGGTGGATTTGAGAAGGAGAAAAATGAGATATCTGGTCCGATTTGTTGACCCGCCAACCCTTCCCTGCAAGGTACTCCGATGCCCAAGTCAGTGAGTGAGTAAGTAAGTAGGCAAGGTATAAGTAGGTAGAAAAACATACATACCCTGGCTCTCAAAAAAGCTGGCTAATATATAAGAGAAGATGTCCCTTTGCATGTGTAGTACGTTTGCAGGAGATGGGACAAAATATCTGTCGCCGGCGAGAACGTCTATGCAACAGTAAGGTACCGACGGAaccttcattaatgtggatgtgaTACGTCATTAATGGGGATGGAATCTAAGGTGAACGCACAGAAACCCAGACaaggctgtaatgatgttgttgcaaaggGACAGGATGGGACTGACATGGGTTAGTCAGATGGGCCGAGAAACTAGGGCCAGGTTGGGCCTGCCACTAGCCTACTATTATTTTCTGACGCATGACCTTCTCGTTATACAAATTAATTGGCCAGAGCGGGCAAGCTGTGAAAGctgctgggagctcgcttgaaGCGTGGTTGAGAGCTTGCACGGATAGGTTGACgagttaaaggaatttttgGGAGTTTGCTTAGCCCCTCGTGATCCGAACTCGGGCTCCAACAATGTGTGAGCTCGCTTCAATGAGCTCAACTCGAGGTCTATTGGACCTTATGCAATTGGGCCGGTCCGCTGAATTAAGTCCAGCCCATAAGGAATAGAGTGAAAAATACTTGTAACAAGTATAAAGTTTATATTTGTGCACAAATTTCAAGGACTACGATTTTTGCAAGTTAAATAGTCTCATGCGTAATAGAATGCAAATTATAAGGTCTTGGTGCAATTTGAACGAAATCAAAGGTTATGcataacaaatagaaaatagtaaatttatgtGCAATAACTCAAAACCTTGAGGTAGAAGTGTCgtctcaaaaaattaaaaatattttaagaaattgtTCCACCCaacctctttcttcttcattaacTATCTCATCGTCAACAAGCCTCTGACCACCCTTCAACAACTTCAAACAACTTTTCTTTCACGCCAGAAACGTCCATGCAATGTTATCAATCGATGTCCAGCAAACACTTTACtagtttctttgattttgtttggTTATTTTGTCTATTTTTTGGCCTTTAATATCTTGTTTGTTTGTGGTCGAAAATTAGTGTCGAAAGTACCAACAAGTTCTTTTCTATCTCGTCTCTAAGTTCGTAAAACAAGTGTCTCTTTACACTTATTTAGAGTTGTTATCAAATGTTGTTTAGTTGAATTTTGCTCAACtcgaatttattttattataattctaGAGAGTTTGAGCTCATCAAGGATTGATCGAGCTCAAGCTAGCTCCTTTATCATGATAAACAAGCTTTTGATAAGTCGATCTCAAATTtactagattttttttaaaattaaagtcattaaaacctatttttacataataaaaaatataataaatataagtataaattatcaaatacaataaaactattcaaataaatagaaatatttttattcagaaatacaaaaacaaatatcaaaatattaaaataataataaaaatatttatttcgcAATCTTGTTTGTGAACTTATTCGCGAGTTCTGCTTATGAGACAAATCGAGTCaagttttattttgttcaaattcgactcttttataagttgAGATCCAAATTAGAGTTCAAACTCAATTCTTTTATAAAGGTAAAGCTACTCATTAGCAACTCAGCTCTTTACAACCCTACTCTTGCTCTCTAATGTTATTTGATCAATGTGACCATGATATTGATGTTTTCATGAATAGAAATTTTAATGTCACttttataaagataaaataatttacatgttttttatgaaaaagaaaagggaaaagggtTCTATTGCtgtattgatatttatttaagcaaaaactatattattttagagatgaaaaatatGTCTTTGATTCCGTCTTTAACGCAAAGAGGAataatttttgtctctaaaaagATTTTTTACTAATTTGTCTCTATTAGACACGAGaagacaaaaatttatttttttaagtgacGAAAATTAGAGACGGAATATTTATCGTCactaaatctttatatatatgtatgcttgtcttcattattttctcctccttttctcttttgtctTTACCTATTCATTTCCCTCTAGCGTGtctctttctcctcttcttcctcaatcAACAGTCATCGCCCATCGTCTtgtcttttcttcctctcttatCCGGCCACTAACTACCGTCCCAAACGTCGGCGACTAAAGTTTCTCCAATTTAAGGTTAGAACTTAATGTtatccaattttaatttttaaatccaGTGAATAtaggtgttcaaaaaaatctgTGCACTGCAAAAATCGGCCAGACCAAATCgattggatttttatttttgcagtcAAAAACAGTTTGGACGCTGTGCAAACCACGCGGTTCACGGTTTGTACAGTTGGCAGTTCGGTCTTAAACCAAATCgcccaaaaaattattaaaaaatatttttataaagtgACCCCAAATAGGTTAATTTGATTGCATAATTCATTGTTAAACAGATTATTTTCTACTTTTAATGTTGAAATGTTATATGTTGaattacactattttgtcttaaTTTTTAGTGGTTTTAAACCTCATTTGTACCAAATTTTCAAATAGCAGTAAACCGTACCAAACCAGAGTGGTCTGGTTTGGTCGAAAAACTGCACAAGCGATTTGGCGTGCTGAAAATAGTTTAGACTGGTCAAATCGTACCGCACACACCCCTACCAATGAGATCTAATTGTCGGATCATTTTGTTTTAGGGATATGTTGGTCACTAGACCAACGTGATTCTCATCATGGAAATCTGCTATGGATTGTAGCTGGTGATGCCTTTCCAAATATgagtagtatttttttaaaaaaataattttttaaatctattgaAATTCAAGTTTTAGTTTTTGAATATGTTGATCACCAAACCAATGCTATTCCAATTATTAGTTTCGATCGTCAAAATCTACCAAGATGGTTGTTGCAATGCCTTTTGATATgagaatttattcacacatttattagtcataattaaatagtatttttagtattttatgtgTATTTTACCTAAAATTgtctaatattttaagtttttttacaaatatttaatttctaatacttcttattattttacaagaataGTACTTAGTGtttgagttaaaaaataataaaaaaattcaaaaataagatattataaaattaatttcaaaattaatactataaatgaatattataatataaataaaaaataaatattataaataattaacattataatataattaaaattaatataattaatagtatattaaatattaaatattacatattatatattatattatgtatatatgttatatattaatttattaaattaagtgGTGTGAACGTGGAGTGTTGAGGAAGTCAGAATTGCAGCGGAACTTGAAGGCGGAAAAGCAAAGGATTTTTGTTGGCAGATTGGAGATTGAAGGAGTGCAGCGGGCAGtgaagaaaattggagaagCTTTGTGCGGCAGAAGCAAGGCGGAAGCACGCAGCAGGCTTAGCCGCAGGCAGAGACGGATGCGGGGTGGCAGATTTGTTTAACCCAGATCTGAACAGATCTGGGCTAAGGAATTTCTgtctactttttcttttttaattaaatttttatgcttTCGCTGTTATTTTAGGTTTTAATTAATGTTTTCATGAACTAATCTGTTAAACTAAGGTCTTGTATTTGTTGAAACTATGAtggtgtattttttataattttttgtgattgaATAATTTGAATTATGATGAGTTGTGTGGTATTGAAATTAATGCTTATAAATAATTAGCTACTATTTACGAAatttgatgcctaatcttgagacGGAGGGATTGCATCATAGGTACCatacattataaaataaaatcaactagaaatagaatttaatttctttgtGCGGCTTTTACCGATAAATTAGGAATTTCATAAATTGTAATgcgttttcatttaatttaacttttataaaaatataagaagttATTAGATGAGAATAAACTCGTTATAATCTAAAAATAGGGTAACGAATGCGTTAGGAGATTTCGCTATCACATACTCAATTTATCAATTCATTCGCATAAAAATCTATAATTTGCATTGCATAGCTATGTTCATATATGTgccttaattattaaaattcactaatttatttgattcatgttatcttctaaattaatttttttattaatcaattgattaatttatttttttctgttctttgttaaatctgaaattttttattgtctaaataatatagaaagtttgaaaatttgtatttgaAACCTTTCCTCGTGCGAACGATATTATTACTCACTACTATATTACTTGCTCAAACCATACACTTACAGCAAATTTTAGGGCGATCACCCTTCCAAAAACAAGTaaccatttttcaaaaaattaatttttaaatctattgaGATTTGACTATTTGATCAATTTTTGGAAATGTTGGTCACAAGTTCAAGGCCATTTGGATGATTGGTTCTGATCGTCAAAATCTGCCATGGACAATGGCCGATGATGCCTTTCCAGAACCAAGAAtccattttgcaaaaatttaatttttagatcaatCGAGATCCAATTGTtggattgttttgatttttgggtatgttggtcgctAGACCGAGGCGATTCTGATGATCGGTTTTGATTGTCAGAATCTATCATAGACGATGGCCAACAAccgataattttttttcaagtctatctctaaatataaaatttgactaattttaagattgatTACATAACTAAATTAGagatagaatattttttttagacataAAACAATCTGTTTAtgaattagagatgaaaaaatttcatctttaatagcgacaaaacaaaaatatccatTGCTAATTGTTTAGTGATGAGTCATTATAGATGAACCAAAATTTGTCTCTAATTCCACCTCTAAAATATGAGAGTTGAAATTTTATGggtttaaagattgatttttctCGTCtctaaactcttttttttttgtagtgtaattTCTTATATGTTTGGAGAGATTTTCGAAAAATTAGAGAGATTCTCAATTAACTAGGTCTATAGAGTAGAACCcagattttattatttatcaaacgAACTTCTATTGTTTGGTTTAGGACGAAACATCAAGTCATAATTGGCAATTATATGACCAAATATGGATatgtgcaattaaaaatgaattttaatacaATGAAGTATTatcgacgttcagaattggtcAACGGTGATTCGTTGGTCCTTAGTGGTGTGGTGGatttgagaggaagaaaaatgggatATCTGGTCCGATTTGTTGACCCGCCGGCCCTTCCCTGCAAGGTACTCCAATGCCCAAATCAATGAGCGAGTAAGTAAGTATGCAAGATATTAGTAAGTAGGTAGAAAAACATACATACCCTGGCTCTCAAAATAGCTAGCTGATATATATGAGGAGATGTCCCCCTGCATGTGTAGTACGTCTGCAGGAGATGGGACAGAATACCTGGCGCCGATGAGAACGTCCATGCAATGGCAAGGTGCCGACAGAACTTTCATTAATATGGAtgagatccgtcattaatgatgATGGGAttcgtcattaatgaggatgaaatCTAAGGTGAACGCGCAGAAACCCAGAAGcgactgtaatgatgttgttgcaaaaGTCCAGGATAGAATTGGCATGGGCCAGTCAGATGGGCCGAGAGACTGGGGCCAGGTTGGGCCTGCCCCTAGCCTATTATTATTCTCTAGCGCATAACCTTCTCGTTATACAAGCTGATTGGCCAGAGCGGGCGAGCTGTGAAAGTCACTGGGAGCTCGCTCAAGTTAGAGGAATTTTCGGGAGCTTGCTTGGCCCCGCGATCCAAACTCGAGCTCCAACAATGTGTGAGCTCACTTCAACGAGCTCAACTCAAAGTCTATTGGACCTTATGCGATTGGGTCAGCCTGCTGAATTAAGTCCAGCCCATAAGAAGTAAAGCGAAAAATACCTGTAACAAGTATAAAGTTTATATTTGTGCATAAATTTCAATGACAATATGATTTTTGCCAGTTAAATGGTCTCATGCATAATAGAATGCAAATTATAAGGTCTTGGTGCAATTTGAACGAAATCAAAGGCTATgcataataaatagaaaatagtaaatttatgtGCAATAACTCAAAACCTTGGGGTAGAAGTGTCatctcaaaaaattaaaaatattttaagaaattgtTCCACCCaacctctttcttcttcattaacTATCTCATCGTCAACAAGCCTCTGACCACCCTTCAACAACCTCAAACAACTTTTCTTTCACGCCAGAAACGTCCATGCAATGTTATCAATCGATGTCCAGCAAACACTTTACtagtttctttgattttgtttggttattttttctattttttggccTTTAATATCTTGTTTGTTTGTGGTCAAAAATTAGTGTCGAAAGTACCAACAAGTTCTTTTCTATCGCATCTCTGAGTTCGTAAAATAGTTCGACCCAATTCTTAACCATTTGTTCAAAATTTTACTCAAAGTTACTTAACCAAGTTGTTCATTGTGTCTCGAGAAAATTTTTCCTCAATCTTTCGAGCTGGATTATTTTGGATTCAAAGGTCAATTGTGAAATTTGGTTATACTAATGTGTTTTTGGTTATGCTATGTTGACActaattttttagtttgtttaaaTCCGAGctcattcaaattttattcaaCTTCAAAATAGACTATTTAATCAACCTATCATGCATTTCAATCAACTTTGGCCTcgaataatttttaatcattttgccAATTTTTGACAAACTTAGGTCCCATGATTTCATAGTAACCTTGTCTACAATCTCGAGtattgggttcaacccaatttgATTAGGTTCATTCATTCGTGAATTCACGTGTTTGGTTATCATAGATCCTTTTTGAGGCTTGATAAGTTATAAAATTATTGTGAAACCTCTTGTTAggtctaattttaattaattttgatgatgtacaaaaaattgaaaaatctacATAAAACTATGACCCCTATCATTGAAGTCACGTTGGAGGTTAAAGCACCGATCAACGCATAGGATTATCCTGATTGGCTTGCTATACCGTTGAATTCGAACCTCGGGTAGGTAATATTCCCTAAAGTACTCGAAAGAATCCAATTTAAGTTGAAGATGAGCATGGAAGGTATTTTCTAAGCTAAGATAGAGATAATTCTCACCCAAGCACATTCCAAGCAAAAGAATATCTCAAAGCACTTATTCAATAAACACACGAGATAAATATGCTTATTTTGAAGGAGGGGAGAGAGATAAACATATTTAGAAAAACTTAGATAAGAAgtcatatgatttttttttaagaataattagataattttaacaaacaattataatactttttatatcttCTATTTTTTCAGTTTGATTAATAAACAGCGACTGAAAGTTCAAATCAGTTTCCAGCATCAGCAGAACCATATCCATTGGTATCCCGAATGTAAAAACAAATTACAAGGACGAGAGAAACTTTCGGATCAGTGTGTTGTAAGCGAAGGGGCGCTCCATTTGAAGAAGGTGGCCCGCCTTCCCTACCCGTTGCAGGCTGGCTTTCTCTCCCACTCGCCTGTGAATCGTGATtgtgtaattataattataaaacccaccccaaataattaaagaatggTTAAAATCATCTTCAaagcatatttatttttatataataataagaacATTAATAAAAACTACATACTCTTTCATGCTCTGAGCAAGCTCCAAACTGAAGATCTTATCCTCATCTCCCCACAAGAAGAGGATCCTCTGCAAGAAGCATAGCCATCAGTGATGGGCCCTCACTCATCTTGCAGACGGTACGATTATTGAGACATCACTCTCACTAACTCATAACAGATAGCTACCAAACATTGATAAAAACTTGTCTGAATTATCCTTTCCCGGTTAATACAAACCTGTGAATAATTAGGGATAATGGAGGTGGAGTCGTCACTGTCGCTGACCACCAAGGCCTCCAAAAGTTCAGCTTTCTCCTTTCTGTTCCCGAATAGGGTCTGTAATAATGCAAAATGGATCACCAATTAAATCGTTAATTATTgctcttaataattaattgtttttttgttttaaagagaaatagatgaaaaacccataat
This window of the Diospyros lotus cultivar Yz01 chromosome 5, ASM1463336v1, whole genome shotgun sequence genome carries:
- the LOC127801019 gene encoding uncharacterized protein LOC127801019 gives rise to the protein MVSLVSGILVPLLHGLMKLAGVTPQAVEIEPGTTMNIWVPKQTINRAAGKWNKPAKPALVFVHPFCADGILMWFLQVLAFSGKYSVYVPDLLFFGGSTTSAAGRSASFQAEFLAKGLRKLGVQRCTVVGLSYGGMVGFKMAEMYPDLVENMVVSSTVMELTESLTRERTASIGRFSSWAEILLPETMEGVKFFFSIGFRKLPWLPRFLYNDFLQTLFGNRKEKAELLEALVVSDSDDSTSIIPNYSQRILFLWGDEDKIFSLELAQSMKERVGEKASLQWVEKAGHLLQMERPFAYNTLIRKFLSSL